In Microbacterium binotii, one DNA window encodes the following:
- the gabT gene encoding 4-aminobutyrate--2-oxoglutarate transaminase, producing the protein MSIADVTTTPLGGPSLPQERRLVTAIPGPRSQELLARKAAAVPAGVGHTVPIQAVAAGGGVVVDADGNSLIDLGSGIAVTSVGNAHPGVVAAVQAQAAQFTHTCFMISPYESYVAVAEALNRLTPGDHVKRTALFNSGAEAVENAVKIARKYTGKPAVVAFDHGYHGRTNLTMALTAKAMPYKSGFGPFAGEIYRAPLSYPFRDGLGGADAAARAISMIEKQVGADNLAALVIEPIQGEGGFIVPADGFLGALVDWCRANDVVFIADEVQTGFARTGEMFASDGFGIVPDLVTTAKGLAGGLPLAAVTGRAEIMDASHAGGLGGTYGGNPIACAAALAAIDAYEHEGLVERAREIGAILTSRLEALQQADPRVGDVRGRGAMIAAEFVDPATGAPDAALAAAVAKAAIAEGVILLTCGTYGNVIRFLPPLSIDDDLLGEGLDVLAASLAAV; encoded by the coding sequence ATGAGCATCGCCGACGTCACCACCACGCCCCTGGGCGGACCCTCGCTGCCGCAGGAGCGGCGCCTCGTCACCGCTATTCCCGGCCCGCGCTCGCAGGAGCTCCTCGCGCGCAAGGCCGCGGCGGTTCCCGCCGGGGTCGGCCACACGGTGCCCATCCAGGCGGTGGCCGCGGGCGGCGGTGTCGTCGTCGACGCCGACGGCAACTCGCTCATCGACCTCGGTTCCGGGATCGCCGTCACCTCGGTCGGCAACGCGCACCCCGGGGTCGTGGCGGCCGTGCAGGCGCAGGCCGCCCAGTTCACGCACACCTGTTTCATGATCTCGCCCTACGAGTCGTACGTCGCGGTCGCCGAGGCGCTGAACCGGCTCACCCCGGGCGATCATGTGAAGCGCACCGCGCTGTTCAACTCCGGTGCCGAGGCCGTGGAGAACGCCGTCAAGATCGCCCGCAAGTACACCGGTAAGCCCGCGGTCGTCGCCTTCGATCACGGCTACCACGGCCGCACCAACCTCACGATGGCCCTCACCGCGAAGGCGATGCCCTATAAGAGCGGCTTCGGCCCCTTCGCCGGCGAGATCTACCGCGCGCCGCTCTCGTACCCCTTCCGAGACGGCCTCGGCGGAGCGGATGCGGCCGCGCGCGCCATCTCGATGATCGAGAAGCAGGTCGGCGCCGACAACCTCGCGGCGCTCGTCATCGAGCCCATCCAGGGCGAGGGCGGATTCATCGTTCCGGCCGACGGGTTCCTCGGAGCTCTCGTGGACTGGTGCCGCGCGAACGACGTCGTCTTCATCGCTGACGAGGTGCAGACGGGCTTCGCCCGCACCGGCGAGATGTTCGCGAGCGACGGGTTCGGCATCGTGCCCGACCTCGTCACGACCGCCAAGGGCCTCGCGGGCGGACTGCCGCTCGCCGCCGTCACCGGCCGGGCGGAGATCATGGACGCCTCGCACGCCGGCGGCCTCGGCGGCACCTACGGCGGCAACCCGATCGCCTGCGCAGCGGCGCTCGCGGCGATCGACGCGTACGAGCACGAGGGCCTCGTCGAACGAGCACGCGAGATCGGCGCGATCCTCACCTCGCGCCTCGAGGCGCTCCAGCAGGCTGACCCGCGCGTCGGCGACGTCCGGGGCCGGGGTGCGATGATCGCGGCCGAGTTCGTCGACCCGGCGACGGGTGCTCCGGATGCGGCGCTCGCCGCCGCCGTGGCGAAGGCCGCCATCGCCGAGGGCGTGATCCTGCTGACCTGCGGCACCTACGGCAACGTGATCCGATTCCTGCCGCCTCTCTCGATCGACGACGACCTCCTCGGCGAGGGACTCGACGTCCTCGCCGCATCCCTCGCCGCCGTCTGA
- a CDS encoding carbohydrate ABC transporter permease → MTSTTMASRRARRALTGRALTYTVLVAGLIVWVLPFVWMLLGSVKTQSEILQRPPTWFPQQITWENFAQWFGPLDIGRFFTNSIVVALLTVLGNLVFCSMVGYALAKMDFPGKKVLFAVVLITLMVPGIVTFVPLFVMVSSFGLTSSYAALILPFVTTPLGVFLMRQFMLGIPDELLEAARIDGAGELRIFARVVMPLCGPPLATLGILTFLASWNNFLWPLVAAQSEDMYTLPVAISLYATGQNATDYGLLLAGSVLVIAPIILLFVFLQRYFIQGVATTGLK, encoded by the coding sequence ATGACCTCGACGACGATGGCCTCCCGCCGCGCTCGCCGCGCGCTCACCGGCCGTGCCCTCACCTACACCGTGCTGGTCGCGGGTCTCATCGTGTGGGTCCTCCCGTTCGTCTGGATGCTGCTCGGCTCCGTCAAGACGCAGAGCGAGATCCTGCAGCGCCCGCCGACCTGGTTCCCGCAGCAGATCACGTGGGAGAACTTCGCACAGTGGTTCGGGCCGCTCGACATCGGCCGGTTCTTCACGAACAGCATCGTCGTGGCGCTGTTGACCGTGCTCGGCAACCTCGTCTTCTGCTCGATGGTCGGCTACGCGCTGGCGAAGATGGACTTCCCCGGCAAGAAGGTGCTGTTCGCCGTCGTGCTGATCACACTCATGGTGCCGGGCATCGTGACCTTCGTGCCGCTGTTCGTGATGGTCTCCTCGTTCGGGCTCACCAGCAGCTACGCCGCGCTGATCCTGCCGTTCGTCACGACCCCGTTGGGCGTGTTCCTCATGCGTCAGTTCATGCTGGGCATTCCCGACGAGCTCCTCGAGGCGGCGCGCATCGACGGTGCGGGAGAGCTGCGCATCTTCGCCCGCGTCGTGATGCCGCTGTGCGGGCCGCCGCTGGCGACGCTCGGCATCCTCACCTTCCTCGCGTCCTGGAACAACTTCCTGTGGCCGCTCGTGGCCGCCCAGAGCGAGGACATGTACACCCTTCCCGTCGCCATCTCCCTCTACGCGACGGGGCAGAACGCGACCGACTACGGCCTGCTGCTCGCGGGCTCCGTGCTGGTGATCGCCCCGATCATCCTCCTGTTCGTGTTCCTGCAGCGCTACTTCATCCAGGGCGTCGCGACGACGGGACTCAAGTGA
- a CDS encoding flavin monoamine oxidase family protein, with protein sequence MSNTEIIRDVVVIGAGAAGLTAANDLRKAGLSVAVLEARDRVGGRLWTDTIEGAMLEIGGQWVSPDQQALIDTVAELGLSTFSRYREGDSVYVGPDGTVTRFTGDVFPVAPDTAAAIERITADLDAMVAEIDPDRPWAHPKAAEWDTISWDAWLRSQTDDDEAVRNLAFATGSAMLTKPTHAFSLLQSLLMAASAGSYSHLVDADFILDKRVVGGLQQVPLLLAERLGEDVLLDQPVRSLTWDEGGVVAEAASVTVRARRAILALAPVLYPRISFVPPLPRLQQQMHQHISMGFVIKVHAVYDRPFWREQGLSGTAFSPYELSHEAYDNTNHGDERGTLVGFVSDRNADDLFRLDAAERKARILESLSHYYGPEAKNPIVYYESDWGSEEWTRGAYAASFDLGGLHRYGADLRTAVGPIHLACSDMAGAGYQHVDGAIRMGHRAASEILEELR encoded by the coding sequence ATGAGCAACACCGAGATCATCAGAGACGTCGTCGTCATCGGCGCGGGAGCTGCCGGGCTGACCGCCGCGAACGACCTCCGCAAGGCCGGTCTGTCGGTCGCCGTGCTCGAGGCGCGCGATCGCGTCGGCGGGCGGCTGTGGACCGACACGATCGAGGGTGCGATGCTCGAGATCGGCGGTCAGTGGGTGTCGCCCGATCAGCAGGCGCTCATCGACACGGTCGCGGAGCTCGGACTCTCCACCTTTTCACGCTACCGCGAGGGCGACAGCGTCTACGTCGGCCCCGACGGCACCGTGACGCGGTTCACGGGAGACGTCTTCCCGGTCGCGCCCGACACGGCCGCCGCGATCGAACGCATCACCGCCGACCTCGACGCGATGGTCGCCGAGATCGACCCCGACCGCCCGTGGGCGCACCCGAAGGCCGCCGAGTGGGACACCATCTCGTGGGACGCCTGGCTGCGTTCGCAGACCGACGACGACGAGGCGGTGCGCAACCTCGCCTTCGCGACCGGCTCGGCGATGCTCACCAAGCCGACCCACGCCTTCTCCCTCCTGCAGTCGCTGCTCATGGCGGCCAGCGCCGGCAGCTACTCGCACCTCGTCGATGCGGACTTCATCCTCGACAAGCGCGTCGTGGGAGGGCTCCAGCAGGTGCCGCTGCTGCTCGCGGAGCGCCTGGGGGAGGACGTCCTGCTGGATCAACCGGTGCGCTCACTCACCTGGGACGAGGGCGGCGTCGTGGCCGAGGCCGCATCCGTGACGGTCCGCGCGCGACGCGCCATCCTCGCCCTCGCGCCCGTGCTGTATCCGCGCATCTCCTTCGTCCCGCCGCTGCCGCGCCTGCAGCAGCAGATGCACCAGCACATCTCGATGGGCTTCGTCATCAAGGTGCACGCCGTCTACGACCGTCCGTTCTGGCGGGAGCAGGGGCTCTCCGGCACGGCGTTCAGCCCGTACGAGCTCTCGCACGAGGCGTACGACAACACGAACCACGGCGACGAGCGCGGCACGCTGGTCGGCTTCGTCTCCGACCGCAACGCCGACGATCTCTTCCGCCTCGACGCCGCCGAGCGCAAGGCGCGCATCCTCGAATCGCTGTCGCACTACTACGGTCCCGAGGCCAAGAACCCGATCGTCTACTACGAGAGCGACTGGGGCAGCGAGGAGTGGACCCGCGGCGCGTACGCGGCGAGCTTCGACCTGGGTGGCCTCCACCGCTACGGCGCCGATCTGCGCACGGCGGTCGGGCCCATCCACCTGGCGTGCAGCGACATGGCGGGCGCCGGCTACCAGCACGTCGACGGTGCGATCCGCATGGGGCACCGCGCCGCATCCGAGATCCTCGAGGAGCTGCGCTGA
- a CDS encoding carbohydrate ABC transporter permease, with amino-acid sequence MTQTSLAATGAALAGSGRAGGGRRSSRRRRQGLIAWGFALPFVLVFAAFMVVPIVGSFAMSFTDFRAQDIRSPFAVNFVGLDQYLAVLGDPTFLKSAGVTATFVVIGIPVTMAVALALALALNSGGGRIVAFLRVGFYAPVVTSIVAVSVVWRYILQPEGLLNAALAVVGIQGPDWLNDTTWALPSLIAMAVWRNVGTLMVIFLAGLQAIPTDVKEAAVMDGASAWRRLTAITLPLLRPTLLLGAVLISVGFLQFFEEAFVMTQGGPLDSTLSVAYYTFKQFGFGEYGTASAASYILFLAIALVSLVQFRLLRSKD; translated from the coding sequence ATGACGCAGACATCACTGGCCGCGACCGGAGCGGCGCTGGCCGGCTCCGGTCGCGCCGGCGGTGGCCGCCGCTCGAGCCGTCGCCGGCGTCAGGGCCTGATCGCGTGGGGCTTCGCGCTCCCGTTCGTCCTGGTCTTCGCCGCCTTCATGGTCGTGCCGATCGTCGGCTCCTTCGCGATGTCGTTCACCGACTTCCGCGCGCAGGACATCCGCTCGCCCTTCGCGGTCAACTTCGTCGGCCTCGACCAGTACCTGGCCGTGCTGGGAGACCCGACCTTCCTCAAGTCGGCGGGCGTCACCGCGACCTTCGTCGTGATCGGCATCCCGGTGACGATGGCCGTGGCGCTCGCTCTGGCCCTGGCGCTGAACTCCGGCGGTGGCCGGATCGTCGCCTTCCTCCGGGTGGGCTTCTACGCGCCGGTGGTCACGAGCATCGTCGCCGTCTCGGTGGTGTGGCGGTACATCCTGCAGCCGGAGGGCCTGCTGAACGCGGCGCTCGCCGTCGTCGGCATCCAGGGCCCCGACTGGCTCAACGACACGACCTGGGCGCTGCCCTCGCTCATCGCGATGGCGGTCTGGCGCAATGTCGGAACGCTCATGGTGATCTTCCTCGCGGGGCTCCAGGCGATCCCGACGGACGTCAAGGAGGCGGCCGTCATGGACGGTGCCTCCGCCTGGCGCCGCCTCACCGCGATCACCCTGCCACTGCTGCGTCCGACGCTGCTGCTGGGCGCCGTTCTCATCTCGGTCGGCTTCCTGCAGTTCTTCGAGGAGGCCTTCGTGATGACGCAGGGCGGACCGCTGGACTCGACCCTGTCGGTCGCCTACTACACGTTCAAGCAGTTCGGCTTCGGCGAGTACGGCACCGCATCCGCCGCGAGCTACATCCTGTTCCTCGCGATCGCGCTCGTGAGCCTCGTGCAGTTCCGGCTGCTGCGCTCGAAGGATTGA
- a CDS encoding LacI family DNA-binding transcriptional regulator translates to MSERPRTRRTTVYDVAQEAGVSIASVSFAFRRPEQLSEATRERVLEAARRLGYAPSASARGLARGRTGILGLHAFDLMLERAHEPEARVRALRDLHSPDLEGPRIIPWAETDDELLADPRAFPLYVDEVQRGFALECWVMGRPVMLSSGSDSDVSVADTAGRVDGLAIFPSEGSAAVLSRFSSSIPIVLFSAAPAADGHHRVRVDNTQGMREMMTHLLTVHGVRSFAFVGRLDSWDGEERFAQYRESLLRAGIAPEDEPVDATVRGPDRMAEHLHALAAAGRMPRALVCSTDQNALAAMDVVRELGFRVPDDVIVTGFDGILAGRLNTPALTTVRQPMEAMGRAAARILAGTAGPLPEDGSPFEAVFAPALVVRASCGCG, encoded by the coding sequence GTGAGTGAACGCCCGCGGACGCGCCGCACGACCGTCTACGACGTCGCCCAGGAGGCGGGCGTGTCCATCGCCTCCGTCTCGTTCGCGTTCCGCCGCCCCGAGCAGCTCAGCGAGGCGACGCGCGAGCGCGTGCTGGAGGCCGCGCGGCGACTCGGCTACGCCCCGAGCGCGTCGGCGCGAGGGCTCGCGCGCGGGCGCACCGGCATCCTGGGCCTGCACGCGTTCGACCTGATGCTCGAGCGCGCCCACGAGCCGGAGGCTCGGGTGCGGGCGCTGCGCGATCTGCACAGCCCCGACCTCGAGGGGCCGCGTATCATCCCGTGGGCCGAGACCGACGACGAGCTGCTGGCCGATCCGCGGGCCTTCCCGCTCTACGTCGACGAGGTCCAGCGCGGATTCGCCCTCGAATGCTGGGTGATGGGCAGACCCGTGATGCTCAGCAGCGGCTCCGACAGCGATGTGTCGGTGGCGGACACGGCGGGGCGCGTGGACGGGCTCGCGATCTTCCCGTCGGAGGGATCGGCGGCGGTGCTGTCGAGGTTCTCCTCGTCGATACCCATCGTGCTCTTCTCCGCAGCGCCCGCTGCCGACGGGCATCATCGCGTGCGCGTCGACAACACGCAGGGGATGCGCGAGATGATGACGCACCTGCTCACGGTGCACGGCGTGCGCTCGTTCGCGTTCGTCGGACGGTTGGACTCCTGGGACGGCGAGGAACGGTTCGCCCAGTACCGGGAGAGTCTCCTCCGGGCGGGGATCGCCCCGGAGGACGAGCCGGTTGACGCGACCGTGCGCGGGCCCGATCGGATGGCCGAGCATCTGCACGCGCTCGCCGCGGCGGGGCGGATGCCGCGCGCTCTCGTGTGCTCGACCGATCAGAACGCGCTGGCGGCCATGGACGTGGTGCGCGAGCTGGGCTTCCGCGTTCCTGACGACGTCATCGTCACCGGGTTTGACGGGATCCTCGCCGGGCGCCTGAACACGCCGGCGCTCACCACCGTGCGTCAGCCGATGGAGGCGATGGGGAGAGCGGCCGCCCGCATCCTCGCGGGTACGGCCGGGCCGCTTCCGGAGGACGGTTCGCCCTTCGAAGCGGTCTTCGCTCCGGCTCTCGTCGTGCGCGCCAGCTGCGGCTGCGGCTGA
- a CDS encoding extracellular solute-binding protein encodes MKHVRLGAVALLAVAALSLAGCGRADDAGTAAQEATTIGSEPATGKITMWAMGTEGEALPDFVKTFEEANPGVEVDVTAIPWDSAYSKFQTAIASGNTPDIAMMGSTWMADFADAFQTVPTDLDTSGAFGGAVESNKVGDRAAGVPWYVDTRVLYYRTDMAEQAGWTSAPTTWDELSQMAADMKSKAGAEYGIRLPAGNDSFQGTLWMPWSNGASLEDGSAWTLDTPEMVEAYEYYQSFFTDGLANPSADRSSGAQEADFVAGRTPMLIDGPFMIGSLEKLGGADFSSKFTTAVLPTKESSTSFSGGSNLVVFDGSDNAHSAWKLAQWLSEPETQARWYDQTGDLPAVQAAWQDDALASQPTLAAFGTQLETAKSVPATTTWVKVAAAGDAVLEKVRLGTMSPADAMKELQSKADAVGLG; translated from the coding sequence ATGAAACATGTTCGGCTCGGCGCCGTCGCGCTGCTCGCCGTCGCCGCCCTCAGCCTGGCGGGATGCGGACGAGCGGACGACGCGGGAACGGCGGCCCAGGAAGCGACGACCATCGGAAGCGAACCCGCCACGGGCAAGATCACGATGTGGGCGATGGGCACGGAGGGCGAGGCGCTTCCCGATTTCGTCAAGACGTTCGAAGAGGCAAACCCCGGGGTGGAGGTCGACGTCACGGCGATCCCCTGGGACTCCGCCTACAGCAAGTTCCAGACCGCGATCGCGAGCGGCAACACCCCCGACATCGCCATGATGGGCTCGACCTGGATGGCCGACTTCGCCGACGCCTTCCAGACGGTGCCCACCGATCTCGACACGTCCGGCGCCTTCGGTGGCGCGGTCGAGTCCAACAAGGTCGGAGACCGCGCGGCGGGCGTGCCGTGGTACGTCGACACGCGTGTGCTGTACTACCGCACCGACATGGCCGAGCAGGCCGGTTGGACGAGCGCACCCACCACATGGGACGAGCTCAGCCAGATGGCCGCCGACATGAAGTCCAAGGCGGGGGCGGAGTACGGCATCCGGCTGCCCGCCGGCAACGACTCCTTCCAGGGGACGCTCTGGATGCCCTGGTCCAACGGTGCCTCCCTCGAGGACGGCTCGGCATGGACGCTCGACACCCCGGAGATGGTCGAGGCGTACGAGTACTACCAGAGCTTCTTCACGGACGGACTCGCCAACCCGTCGGCAGACCGTTCCTCGGGGGCGCAGGAGGCGGACTTCGTCGCCGGCCGCACCCCGATGCTCATCGACGGCCCCTTCATGATCGGCTCGCTCGAGAAGCTCGGCGGCGCGGACTTCTCCTCGAAGTTCACGACGGCCGTGCTCCCGACGAAAGAGTCCTCCACGTCGTTCAGCGGCGGCTCGAACCTCGTCGTGTTCGACGGCTCCGATAACGCGCACTCCGCATGGAAGCTCGCCCAGTGGCTGAGCGAGCCCGAGACGCAGGCGCGCTGGTACGACCAGACCGGTGACCTTCCCGCTGTCCAGGCGGCGTGGCAGGACGACGCGCTCGCCTCGCAGCCCACGCTCGCAGCCTTCGGTACGCAGCTCGAGACCGCGAAGTCCGTCCCGGCGACGACGACCTGGGTGAAGGTGGCTGCGGCCGGAGACGCCGTGCTCGAGAAGGTGCGTCTGGGGACCATGAGCCCGGCCGATGCAATGAAGGAGCTTCAGAGCAAGGCCGACGCCGTGGGGCTGGGCTGA
- a CDS encoding PucR family transcriptional regulator, whose protein sequence is MSTSLGDSPTLGSLLARRDLDLRAAGEFDAATLAARVQGVHSSDLADPTPFLAEGLVLLTTGTQFLGSDDDSPDFDAYVARLRGRGITALGFGTEVVREGIPRGLDAACRSHGLPLFEVPYRTPFIAVARANAQAIAAEEYARRSWALAAGRALSLAALRADGLAATLDELSRQLGGWVGMFDAAGAITHEHPTASLDAATRDGLRDEVSALLRRGARAGSSLHIGSTTFHVQTLGRGGRLRGAIAVSAEMFDREARGVVTTAVAMAGLALEQRQTLAQATTALRAGLAEALLAGDGALVRRVSKPLWGTFGTGAIAIGLTDAEAARREDVLQWLESAVAARGGSLFFGRIEDGLLLAAPAGDGVFAELAAKLSLRVGVSAPATLDTAPVALSQARVARERASAGSLAAFAEVRGGLLSVLDDERVGAIARAELEPLLRHDAEHATALVSTLDAWLAADTAHEAAARALGVHRHTVRARLALTERVLGVDLSSFAVRAQLWLALRALD, encoded by the coding sequence ATGAGTACGTCCCTCGGCGACAGTCCGACCCTCGGCTCCCTTCTCGCCCGGCGGGATCTGGACCTGCGCGCGGCGGGAGAGTTCGACGCCGCCACGCTGGCGGCGCGGGTGCAGGGCGTCCATAGCTCGGACCTCGCCGATCCGACGCCGTTCCTGGCGGAGGGGCTCGTGCTGCTCACGACCGGCACGCAGTTCCTCGGCTCCGACGACGATTCGCCCGACTTCGACGCCTACGTCGCGAGGCTCCGCGGACGCGGCATCACCGCGCTCGGATTCGGCACGGAGGTGGTGCGCGAGGGCATCCCGCGCGGACTGGATGCGGCGTGCCGCTCCCACGGACTTCCGCTGTTCGAGGTGCCCTATCGCACCCCGTTCATCGCCGTCGCCCGCGCCAACGCGCAGGCCATCGCGGCCGAGGAGTACGCGAGGCGCAGCTGGGCGCTCGCCGCAGGGCGCGCGCTCTCGCTGGCGGCGCTGCGTGCAGACGGGCTCGCCGCGACGCTGGACGAGCTCTCGCGACAGCTGGGCGGCTGGGTCGGCATGTTCGATGCCGCCGGGGCGATCACGCACGAGCATCCGACCGCGTCCCTCGACGCGGCGACGCGGGACGGCCTGCGCGACGAGGTGTCGGCGCTGCTGCGCCGCGGCGCGCGGGCGGGCTCCTCGCTGCACATCGGCTCCACCACGTTCCACGTGCAGACCCTGGGCCGCGGCGGGCGCCTGCGCGGCGCGATCGCCGTGTCGGCCGAAATGTTCGACCGCGAAGCGCGCGGGGTCGTGACGACGGCGGTCGCCATGGCGGGGCTCGCGCTCGAGCAGCGACAGACACTCGCCCAGGCCACGACGGCGCTCCGAGCCGGCCTCGCCGAGGCGCTGCTGGCCGGCGACGGCGCGCTCGTGCGACGCGTGTCGAAGCCGCTGTGGGGGACGTTCGGCACGGGGGCCATCGCGATCGGGCTCACGGATGCGGAGGCCGCCCGCCGCGAAGACGTGCTCCAGTGGCTGGAGAGCGCCGTCGCGGCCCGCGGCGGCTCGCTGTTCTTCGGTCGGATCGAGGACGGACTGCTGCTGGCGGCACCCGCGGGAGACGGAGTGTTCGCCGAGCTCGCCGCGAAGCTCTCCCTGCGGGTCGGCGTGTCCGCTCCCGCGACGCTCGACACCGCTCCCGTCGCCCTTTCGCAGGCGCGGGTCGCCCGAGAGCGGGCCTCGGCGGGATCGCTCGCGGCGTTCGCGGAGGTGCGCGGCGGTCTGCTCTCCGTCCTCGACGACGAGCGCGTCGGCGCGATCGCCCGCGCGGAGCTGGAGCCGCTGCTGCGCCACGACGCCGAGCACGCGACCGCCCTCGTCTCCACCCTCGACGCGTGGCTCGCGGCGGACACCGCCCACGAGGCCGCCGCTCGGGCGCTCGGCGTGCACCGGCACACCGTGCGGGCCCGTCTCGCCCTCACCGAGCGCGTGCTCGGCGTGGATCTCTCCTCCTTCGCGGTGCGCGCCCAGCTCTGGCTCGCCCTCCGCGCCCTGGACTGA
- a CDS encoding glycoside hydrolase family 3 protein, which translates to MSATFSTAPDGTRYRDLNGNGVMDPYEDPRLTPEERAEDLLGRLSLEEKCGLMFQTVIEVGEDGELLEQPGRISKSPTTTVVRDKHMNHFNVHAIRTARQAATWNNALQALAEETPHGIPVTISTDPRHAFVENTGVAFSAGPFSQWPEGLGLAAIDDVETVRAFADIARQEYVAVGIRAALHPQIDLATEPRWGRQAQTLGQDAQRVAEFTAAYLQGFQGDRLGPDSVACTTKHFPGGGPQKDGEDAHFPYGREQVYPGGMFDYHLEPFREAIRRGTAGMMPYYGMPVGLERGGEPIEEVGFGYNRQIVTDLLRDELGYDGVVVTDWELVNDNHVGDQVLPARAWGVETLTPVERMAKILDAGADQFGGEECVELLLELVRSGRVSEQRIDESARRLLRVKFALGLFDDPYVDVDAAERIVGNADFRAAGERAQSRSLTVLLNRAGDAGPTLPLAPVGALYVEGFAESDVAELGPTVADPASADLAIVRIKAPFDARDDLFLEAWFHQGSLDFPPGLVYRLQQIARRCPLVLVVTIDRPAILTPFVADAAAIVVDYGSSPRAVIEALSGRVRPEGRLPVELPRSMAAVRASREDVPSDTGDPLFPVRHGLRLA; encoded by the coding sequence ATGTCCGCGACCTTCTCGACCGCCCCCGACGGCACCCGCTACCGCGACCTGAACGGCAACGGCGTGATGGATCCGTACGAGGATCCGCGCCTGACGCCCGAAGAGCGCGCGGAAGACCTGCTGGGGCGACTGAGTCTCGAGGAGAAGTGCGGACTCATGTTCCAGACGGTCATCGAGGTCGGCGAGGACGGCGAGCTCCTCGAGCAACCGGGACGCATCTCCAAGTCGCCCACCACGACCGTCGTGCGCGACAAGCACATGAACCACTTCAACGTGCACGCCATCCGCACCGCACGGCAGGCGGCCACGTGGAACAACGCCCTCCAAGCGCTCGCGGAGGAGACGCCCCACGGGATCCCCGTGACGATCAGCACCGATCCGCGCCACGCATTCGTGGAGAACACGGGGGTGGCCTTCTCCGCCGGCCCGTTCTCGCAATGGCCGGAGGGGCTCGGCCTCGCCGCCATCGACGACGTCGAGACGGTGCGCGCCTTCGCCGACATCGCACGGCAGGAGTACGTGGCCGTCGGCATCCGCGCCGCCCTGCATCCGCAGATCGATCTCGCGACCGAGCCGCGATGGGGGCGTCAGGCGCAGACGCTGGGTCAGGACGCGCAGCGCGTCGCCGAGTTCACCGCCGCCTACCTGCAGGGCTTCCAGGGCGATCGGCTGGGACCGGACAGCGTCGCCTGCACGACCAAGCACTTCCCGGGAGGTGGCCCGCAGAAGGACGGCGAGGACGCCCACTTCCCGTACGGCCGTGAGCAGGTCTACCCGGGCGGCATGTTCGACTACCACCTCGAGCCGTTCCGCGAGGCGATCCGACGCGGGACGGCGGGGATGATGCCGTACTACGGGATGCCGGTGGGCCTCGAGCGCGGCGGAGAGCCGATCGAGGAGGTCGGATTCGGCTACAACCGCCAGATCGTCACCGATCTGCTGCGCGACGAGCTCGGCTACGACGGCGTCGTCGTGACCGACTGGGAGCTCGTGAACGACAACCACGTCGGCGACCAGGTGCTGCCGGCCCGGGCGTGGGGGGTCGAGACGCTCACCCCCGTCGAGCGGATGGCGAAGATCCTGGATGCGGGCGCCGACCAGTTCGGCGGTGAGGAGTGCGTCGAACTCCTGCTGGAGCTCGTGCGCTCGGGTCGCGTGAGCGAGCAGCGCATCGACGAGTCGGCGCGGCGCCTGCTCCGGGTCAAGTTCGCCCTCGGCCTGTTCGACGACCCCTACGTCGACGTGGACGCGGCTGAACGGATCGTCGGCAACGCGGACTTCCGCGCCGCCGGCGAGCGGGCACAGTCGCGCTCGCTGACCGTGCTGCTCAACCGAGCGGGAGACGCCGGACCCACGTTGCCCCTCGCTCCCGTGGGGGCGCTCTACGTCGAGGGGTTCGCCGAATCCGACGTCGCCGAACTCGGTCCGACCGTCGCCGATCCGGCATCCGCCGATCTCGCGATCGTTCGGATCAAGGCTCCGTTCGATGCGCGCGACGACCTCTTCCTGGAGGCGTGGTTCCACCAGGGCTCGCTCGACTTCCCGCCCGGCCTCGTCTACCGCCTCCAGCAGATCGCGCGCCGGTGCCCGCTGGTCCTCGTGGTCACGATCGACCGCCCCGCGATCCTCACCCCGTTCGTGGCGGATGCGGCGGCCATCGTCGTCGACTACGGCAGCTCCCCCCGCGCGGTGATCGAGGCCCTGAGCGGTCGGGTGCGGCCCGAGGGGCGGCTGCCCGTGGAACTGCCGCGCTCGATGGCCGCCGTGCGTGCCTCGAGGGAGGATGTACCGTCGGATACCGGGGATCCGCTGTTCCCGGTGCGTCACGGGCTGCGACTCGCCTAG